The Streptomyces sp. DG1A-41 genomic sequence CGCACGACCGCCAAGAAGGACGCCGGCGCGAAGGGCACCGAGCCCCAGCTCGTGCAGCTGCTGACGCCCGAAGGCAAGCGCGTGAAGAACGCCGAGTACGACAAGTACGTCGCCGGTGTCACCCCGGACGAGCTCCGCGGCCTGTACCGCGACATGGTGCTCACCCGCCGCTTCGACGCCGAGGCGACCTCCCTCCAGCGCCAGGGCGAGCTGGGCCTGTGGGCCTCGCTGCTCGGCCAGGAGGCCGCCCAGATCGGCTCCGGCCGGGCCCTGCGCGACGACGACTACGTGTTCCCCACCTACCGCGAGCACGGCGTCGCCTGGTGCCGCGGGGTGGACCCGACCAACCTGCTCGGCATGTTCCGCGGCGTGAACAACGGCGGCTGGGACCCCAACGGCAACAACTTCCAGCTCTACACGATCGTCATCGGCTCCCAGACGCTGCACGCCACCGGCTACGCCATGGGCATCGCCAAGGACGGCGCGGACAGCGCGGTGATCGCCTACTTCGGCGACGGCGCCTCCAGCCAGGGGGACGTGGCCGAATCGTTCACCTTCTCCGCGGTCTACAACGCTCCCGTCGTGTTCTTCTGTCAGAACAACCAGTGGGCCATCTCCGAGCCGACCGAGAAGCAGTCCCGCGTCCCGATCTACCAGCGCGCGCAGGGCTTCGGCTTCCCGGGTGTCCGTGTGGACGGCAACGACGTGCTCGGCTGCCTCGCGGTCACCCGGTGGGCCCTGGAGCGGGCCCGCGCCGGCGAGGGCCCGACCCTCGTCGAGGCGTTCACGTACCGGATGGGCGCTCACACCACCTCCGACGACCCGACCCGGTACCGGGGTGATGAGGAGCGCCAGGCCTGGGAGGCCAAGGACCCGATCCTGCGCCTTCGCCGCTACCTGGAGGCCTCAAACCACGCGGACGAGGGATTCTTCGCGGAACTGGAGACCGAGTCCGAGGCGTTGGGCAAACGAGTGCGCGAGGCGGTCCGTGCCATGCCGGACCCGGACCACTTCGCCATCTTCGAGAACGTCTACGCGGACGGACACGCGCTGGTCGACGAGGAACGCGCCCAGTTCGCCGCGTACCAGGCGTCGTTCGCGGATGAGGGGGGAACTGAGATGGCCGACAAGATGGCCCTGGCCAAGGCGATCAACGAGTCGCTGCGCCGCGCCCTGGACTCCGACCCCAAGGTCCTGATCATGGGCGAGGACGTCGGCAAGCTCGGCGGTGTCTTCCGCGTGACGGACGGCCTGCAGAAGGACTTCGGCGAGAACCGCGTCATCGACACCCCGCTGGCCGAGTCGGGCATCGTGGGCACGGCGATCGGCCTGGCCCTGCGCGGCTACCGCCCGGTGGTGGAGATCCAGTTCGACGGCTTCGTCTTCCCGGCCTACGACCAGATCGTCACGCAGCTGGCGAAGATGCACGCCCGCTCGCTGGGCAAGGTCAAGCTCCCGGTCGTCGTCCGCATCCCCTACGGCGGCGGCATCGGCGCGGTGGAGCACCACTCGGAGTCCCCCGAGTCGCTGTTCGCGCACGTGGCGGGCCTGAAGGTCGTCAGCCCGTCGAACGCGTCGGACGCGTACTGGATGATGCAGCAGGCCATCCAGAGCGACGATCCGGTGATCTTCTTCGAGCCCAAGCGCCGCTACTGGGACAAGGGCGAGGTCGACACGGAGGCGATCCCGGGCCCGCTGCACAAGGCCCAGGTGGTCCGTGAGGGCACCGACCTGACCCTCGCCGCCTACGGCCCGATGGTGAAGCTCTGCCAGGAGGTCGCCGACGCGGCCGCCGAGGAGGGCAGGAACCTGGAGGTCCTCGACCTGCGCTCGGTCTCCCCGATCGACTTCGACTCGATCCAGGCGTCGGTGGAGAAGACACGCCGCCTGGTCGTCGTCCACGAGGCACCGGTGTTCTTCGGCTCGGGCGCGGAGATCGCCGCGCGGATCACGGAGCGCTGCTTCTACCACCTGGAGGCCCCGGTGCTCCGGGTCGGCGGCTACCACGCGCCGTACCCGCCGGCCCGCCTGGAGGAGGAGTATCTGCCGAACCTGGACCGGGTGCTGGATGCCGTCGACCGCTCGCTGGCGTACTGAGGAGAGGGTCGTGACGACGATGACGGAAGCGTCCGTGCGCGAGTTCAAGATGCCCGACGTGGGCGAGGGGCTCACCGAGGCCGAGATCCTCAAGTGGTACGTCCAGCCCGGTGACACGGTCACGGACGGCCAGGTGGTGTGCGAGGTCGAGACGGCGAAGGCGGCCGTCGAGCTGCCCATCCCGTACGACGGCGTGGTCCGGGAGCTGCACTTCCCCGAGGGCACCACGGTCGCCGTGGGCACGGCGATCATCGCGGTGGACGTGAGCGGAGGGGCCGCGCCCGCGCCCGCCGCCGAGCAGCCCGCGACGGCCCGGCCCGCTGAGGAGCCGAAGGCGGAGGGCTCCGGTCGCCAGCCGGTCCTGGTCGGCTACGGGGTGGCGACGTCCTCCACCCGCCGCCGCCCGCGCAAGGGCCCGGAGGTCCAGGTCCAGCAGGCCTCGACAGCGATCCAGACGGAGCTGAACGGCCACGGGGCGGCGCCCTCGGCCGCCCCCGCCGTCAAGGAACGCCCCCTCGCCAAGCCCCCGGTCCGCAAGCTGGCCAAGGACCTGGGCGTCGATCTGACGACGGTCGTCCCGACCGGCCCGGACGGCATCATCACCCGCGAGGACGTGCACGCGGCGGTGGCCGCACCGCAGCCGGAGGCTTTCGCGTCCGCCGCCCCGGCACCCGCGCAGACAGCGGTGTCGTACGACACCGCCCGCGAGACCCGGATCCCGGTCAAGGGCGTCCGCAAGGCGACGGCGGCGGCGATGGTCGGCTCGGCGTTCACCGCGCCGCACGTCACCGAGTTCGTCACGGTCGATGTGACGCGCACGATGAAGCTGGTCGATGAGCTGAAGGAGGACAAGGAGTTCGCGGGCCTGCGCGTGAACCCCCTCCTGCTGATCGCCAAGGCACTGCTCGTCGCGATCAAGCGGAACCCGGACATCAACGCGTCCTGGGACGAGGCCGCCCAGGAGATCGTGGTCAAGCACTACGTGAACCTGGGCATCGCGGCCGCGACCCCGCGCGGTCTGATCGTGCCGAACATCAAGGACGCCCACACCAAGACGCTGCCGCAGCTGGCCGAGTCGCTGGGCGAGCTGGTGTCGACGGCCAGGGAGGGCAAGACGTCCCCGGCCGCCATGCAGGGCGGCACGGTGACGATCACCAACGTCGGCGTCTTCGGCGTCGACACGGGCACGCCGATCCTCAACCCCGGCGAGTCCGCGATCCTCGCGGTCGGTGCGATCAAGCTCCAGCCGTGGGTCCACAAGGGCAAGGTGAAACCCCGCCAGGTCACCACTCTGGCCCTGTCGTTCGACCACCGCCTGGTCGACGGTGAGCTCGGTTCGAAGGTCCTGGCGGACGTGGCGGCGATCCTGGAGCAGCCGAAGCGTCTGATCACCTGGGCGTGAGCCGACCGCGGCGGCCCCCTGCCCCACCCGGGCAGGGGGCCGCCGACGTCTGTCCGGAGGTTAACCCGCGGTACGCCGAAGAGCACAAGAAGCTCCTCAGACCCGCCCAAGTACCCCACAGTAAGCGGTTTAGCCGACCATACGATCAATCTTCATGCGCGACCCCATGGTGCTCAAGGCCCAGAGATTCGTGAACTCCGTCTACGGCAGCCGTATCGGTACGACGGTGGAGGAAACCGGCGAAGCCGACTGGGCGACCACGTACGCCCTGACCCGTGCCCTCCAGTACGAGCTGGGCATCACGGCACTGTCCGACAACTTCGGCCCCACCACGCTTTCCACGCTGACCGCCAAATATCCCAAGCTGAACGCGGACAGCGTCCCCTCCCCCGACTTCTGCCGCATCATCCAGTCCGGCCTGTACTGCAAGGGCTGCGACGGCGGCGACCTGGACGGCACGTACGGCGAGCGGGTCCAGGCGGCCGTCACCAAGCTCAAGACCGACATGGGCGTCGAACAGGCCTTTCCCGGCGCGGATCTGACGCCCAAGGTGTTCAAGGCGCTGCTGACGATGGACGCGTACGTCCTCGGCACCTCCGGCACCCAGCAGGTCCGCGAGGTGCAGCGCTGGCTCAACGGGCGCTATCTGAACCGGCAGGACTTCTTCGTCCTCGCCTGCGACGGGCGCGTGTCCCGGGACCTGGCCCGGGCGCTGGTCTTCGGCGTGCAGTACGAGCTCGGCATGGCCGACGGCACCGCCAACGGCAACTTCGGCCCCGGCACCCGGTCGGCCCTGAGGTCACACCCCGTGCGGCAGGGCGACAAGGGCGTCTACGTCCAGCTGTTCTCCGCCGGGATGGTCGTGAACCGGCGGCCCGTCGCCCTCACCGGTACCTTCGACTCCTACCTCGCGGCAGCCGTCCGGGCCTTCCAGACCTTCGTCGCGCTCCCGGCCACGGGCGAGGGCGACTTCTCCACCTTCGCCTCCCTCCTGGCGTCCTACGGCGACCAGTCGCGCCAGGGCAAGGCCTGCGACACCATCGCCAAGGTCACCCCGGCGCGCGCGGCGACCCTCAAGGCCGCCGGGATCACGTACGTCGGCCGGTATCTCACCAACCCGAGCGCCACCTCCCTGCCGGAGAAGGCCATCCAGCCGGGTGAGTTGCAGGTCTTCGCCCAGCACGGCCTGCGCTGCTTCCCGATCTACCAGACCGTCAACAACGACGCCTCGGACTTCGACTACGTCGCCGGGCGGACGGCCGGGTACGCGGCGGTCAACGCAGCCCTCGACCACGGCTTCAAGCGAGGGACCCGGATCTTCTTCGCCGTCGACTTCGACGCGATCGACGCCGAGATCACCGCGAACGTCCTGCCCCACTTCAAGGGCATCGAGGAGGCGATGGCGGACTCCGGCCACCCGTACGAGATCGGGGTCTACGGCTCCCGCAACGTCTGCGCGCAGGTCGGCGCGGCCGGCTACTCGACGGCGAGCTTCGTGGCCGACATGTCCCCGGGCTTCGACGGCAACGCCGGGCGCCCGCTGCCGAAGGACTGGGCCTACGACCAGTTCGTCATCCGCACCCTCGGCTCGGGCGACGGGCAGCTCGAGGTCGACGTCGACATCGCCTCGGGCCGGGACACCGGGCAGGGCTCCTTCAACCGGCCGCGGCCCGCCGCCCCGGACGTCGCCCTCGACGAACGCCAGGTGCCGGCGCTGCGGGCCGACCTCGCGCGTTACATGCGGTCGATCGGACGCCCGGACCTGGGCGGCGTGGGCGGCGACGCCGGGCTCTACACCAACGCCCAGGCGGTCGAGGCGATCCAGGACCAGGACGGGCTGATCACCGAGCTGTCGCACACGTACACGATGCGCAAGGCACTGATCCAGACGGCCGTCTACTGGGCCATGCGCGACTACAGCCTCGCCGACCAGGCCACCGACCAGCAGGTCGCCGACCACCACCTCACGGGCTCCGGCTCCGTGAAGGACTCGCACACCGGCATCGGGCAGATCAGCGGCTCCGACGCCATCCAGGCCTGGAACCACTGCATCGGCTGGGGCTACACCACCGGCGACCGCCGCGACCCGGCCAAGGACGCCGACCTCTGGTCCGTGTGGCAGCAGCTGAGCAAGGACAACGCGTTCAGCGTGCGCACCGCGGCCCTGGTCCATCTGTGGGGCGTCCGGGGCAGGCCGGGCGGCCGGCTGCCGCCCGGCGACCGGGTCACCACCCCGCGGTCGATGCGCCTGGACCTCGCCGAGTTCGAGATCACCGAGCTGCTGCGCCGCTACCGGGCCTGGGACCCCGACGTGGAGGCGCAGACGCACCAGAGCCTGGCCGTCTACCAGATCTTCGAGAAGTACAACAGCATCGCCCGCAACGCGTGAATCGCTGGAATGAGAGCCCGTTGAACCTCAACCTGCCCAGGATCCCCCGTAGAGGGCCCCGCCCCGCCGCGCACCGCCGCGGTGTGTCCCGCCGCGCCCTGCTCGGCCGTATCGCCGCCATCGGCGGTGCCGTGGGCGTCGCCGCCCTGCCCGTCTCGCACTTCCTGTCCCAGGCGTACGCCGACGCTAACAACCCCATTCCGGGCCGCGTACGGGACGCCCTGCGCAGCGCGCAGGACCGGACTCGGCGCGTGCTGGCCGGTTCGCGCTCCCACAACGGCTGGGAGATGGAGAACGTCGCGGACGACGGCGGCACCGTCTACACCCGCCCCGTGCCCGGCACCCCCCTCAAGGGCATCGCCGTCCGCATGGGCGACGTGGAGACCGTCCTCGTCCACCTGGTGCGCCGGTTCCACTACGAGGTCGACAGGCTGCGCCGGGGCGATGTCGTCGGCTGGCACGCCCCGTCCGGCGTCGGCAAGAGCCTGCCGGAGTCCAATCTGGCATCCGGCACGGCGGTGCGGATCCGGCCGGGCTTCTACCCGCGTGGTGTCCGGGGCGGCTTCTTCCCGCAGCAGGAGGTCGTGATCCGCGACATC encodes the following:
- a CDS encoding alpha-ketoacid dehydrogenase subunit beta, whose protein sequence is MALAKAINESLRRALDSDPKVLIMGEDVGKLGGVFRVTDGLQKDFGENRVIDTPLAESGIVGTAIGLALRGYRPVVEIQFDGFVFPAYDQIVTQLAKMHARSLGKVKLPVVVRIPYGGGIGAVEHHSESPESLFAHVAGLKVVSPSNASDAYWMMQQAIQSDDPVIFFEPKRRYWDKGEVDTEAIPGPLHKAQVVREGTDLTLAAYGPMVKLCQEVADAAAEEGRNLEVLDLRSVSPIDFDSIQASVEKTRRLVVVHEAPVFFGSGAEIAARITERCFYHLEAPVLRVGGYHAPYPPARLEEEYLPNLDRVLDAVDRSLAY
- a CDS encoding glycoside hydrolase domain-containing protein, producing the protein MRDPMVLKAQRFVNSVYGSRIGTTVEETGEADWATTYALTRALQYELGITALSDNFGPTTLSTLTAKYPKLNADSVPSPDFCRIIQSGLYCKGCDGGDLDGTYGERVQAAVTKLKTDMGVEQAFPGADLTPKVFKALLTMDAYVLGTSGTQQVREVQRWLNGRYLNRQDFFVLACDGRVSRDLARALVFGVQYELGMADGTANGNFGPGTRSALRSHPVRQGDKGVYVQLFSAGMVVNRRPVALTGTFDSYLAAAVRAFQTFVALPATGEGDFSTFASLLASYGDQSRQGKACDTIAKVTPARAATLKAAGITYVGRYLTNPSATSLPEKAIQPGELQVFAQHGLRCFPIYQTVNNDASDFDYVAGRTAGYAAVNAALDHGFKRGTRIFFAVDFDAIDAEITANVLPHFKGIEEAMADSGHPYEIGVYGSRNVCAQVGAAGYSTASFVADMSPGFDGNAGRPLPKDWAYDQFVIRTLGSGDGQLEVDVDIASGRDTGQGSFNRPRPAAPDVALDERQVPALRADLARYMRSIGRPDLGGVGGDAGLYTNAQAVEAIQDQDGLITELSHTYTMRKALIQTAVYWAMRDYSLADQATDQQVADHHLTGSGSVKDSHTGIGQISGSDAIQAWNHCIGWGYTTGDRRDPAKDADLWSVWQQLSKDNAFSVRTAALVHLWGVRGRPGGRLPPGDRVTTPRSMRLDLAEFEITELLRRYRAWDPDVEAQTHQSLAVYQIFEKYNSIARNA
- a CDS encoding dihydrolipoamide acetyltransferase family protein, whose amino-acid sequence is MTTMTEASVREFKMPDVGEGLTEAEILKWYVQPGDTVTDGQVVCEVETAKAAVELPIPYDGVVRELHFPEGTTVAVGTAIIAVDVSGGAAPAPAAEQPATARPAEEPKAEGSGRQPVLVGYGVATSSTRRRPRKGPEVQVQQASTAIQTELNGHGAAPSAAPAVKERPLAKPPVRKLAKDLGVDLTTVVPTGPDGIITREDVHAAVAAPQPEAFASAAPAPAQTAVSYDTARETRIPVKGVRKATAAAMVGSAFTAPHVTEFVTVDVTRTMKLVDELKEDKEFAGLRVNPLLLIAKALLVAIKRNPDINASWDEAAQEIVVKHYVNLGIAAATPRGLIVPNIKDAHTKTLPQLAESLGELVSTAREGKTSPAAMQGGTVTITNVGVFGVDTGTPILNPGESAILAVGAIKLQPWVHKGKVKPRQVTTLALSFDHRLVDGELGSKVLADVAAILEQPKRLITWA